The following is a genomic window from Pedobacter sp. KBS0701.
TTACATATTTGATCTTCTTTACAATTGACGGCAATTTATATTTTCCGACAGCGCTTTCATAACCGGCCAAACGGTCTACCATCTGTTGTTGTAAGGTATCGATGGTTACAAACCCTATTTTTTTGTAATTATTTTTAATGAGGTGCTCAGTAGCTTCGTAGGTGCTGTTTAGATTATCGATTATTACATAATCTGTTTTAACATCTTGTACATACCGATCGAAAAGCACTACGGGAGCATCTGTTTGAATCAATTTTTTAACTTCTTCTTCCAATCCCTCAGGCAAAGCCATAATATAGCCATCAACATGCCTGTCTTTAAAAATCTGCAACAGTTCTATTGCCTTCCCGGTATCGTTTCTGGTACTGCTAAAAAGAATTTTATAACCAAGGCTTGAAGCAATTTCATCAATTCGGCGTGCTATACCAGAGAAAAAAGGTTCAGAAATGTCATCAACCAAGAAACCTATAATTTTTGTTTTGCCTGTTCTTAAACTTGTGGCAAGGGCATTAGGCTGGTAATTTAATTCAGCCACAAGATCTAAAACCTTTTTAGTAAGCGATTCGCTAATGTTTTTCTCTCTGGCTTTTCCATTAATTACAAACGACACGGTTGTAATGGAAATATTTAATTGTTTAGCGATATCTTTAATTGAAATGCGTTTCTTCATCACAGGCATTGAACGAATAAATTTGATTGGTAATATAACAATATTACTATAAATATATGATGGATATGAAAAAACTAGCCTAAAAAGAAAAAGAGCAACCTATCCAGGATTGCTCGATTAACTAACTTATTATTCATAAAAAATGCTGTTGGGGAAGGAGTCGAACCTTCAAGGGGTAGTTAGCTACAGTTCAAAAAATTAATTTGTGGTCAACCCAATAAACTGCGTTTGTCCCATTATTCCCCACCACCGAGACAAGGAGGCGTGTCTGCCAATTTCACCACCCAACATTTTAAAAGTTGACAGTTTTCAATTTCCAATTTTCAGTTTAAACTGCTAACTGTAAATTGTTAACTGAACTGGCTGTAGGGGAAGGAATCGAACCTTCAAGGAGTGGTTAGTACCGAAACCGGTATATTCCCATTATTCTCCGCCACCGAGACAAGGAGGTGTGTCTGCCTGTTTCACCACCCTACATTATGTTATGCAATTTTGAAAGAACGTTTCCTTTTTGTTAATTGCTTGATACAAATGTAAAGGAACAACCAATACCTTGCAAATATTTTAAACATTTAATTTTATTTTTATAATATTGATAAATATTATTAAATTTGCTTATCATAATTCAAAAATATGCTTAAAAAAGACAATTCCAATTTAGAAATTGACAACCTCGACATCGATATACTGAAACAATTGATGCAGGATGCCACTAAACCCTATACAGAAATCGCTAAAGATCTGATTGTTTCTGGCGGAACGATACACGTTAGAATGAAGAAACTGCAGGAAATGGGGATTATAAAAGGTTCTCATCTTATCATCGATCCGCAAAAGGCTGGATACGATATTTGTGCCTTTTTGGGTATTTACCTGGAGAAAGGAATCCAGTACAAGGATGCGGTTTCACAGTTGAGCAAAATTAAAGAAGTAGTGGAATTACACTACACCACGGGTGCCTACAGCATGTTTGCCAAAATTATTTGCAGGGATACCAATCACTTACGTCACGTTTTAAACGAAGAAATACAGGCGGTGAACGGTATCCAGCGTACGGAGACTTTAATATCACTGGAAGAAAGCATTAAGCGGCAGATTGAACTGGGATAAGCGGAAAGACTAAAGCATAAAGATTAAAGGTGAAGGACCCCAATCTGTGTAATCATACCTGAGCTTGGATGACCTTATATGTCTTATATGGTAAAAACCTTTAGTGATTTTATTTGAAAATGAACGTTCGGTGGGATTTCGGGAAGAGCAGCCCCGTTATCCGCTATAGCCCCGAATTACAATCGGGGGCTGCCGCTTCTACCGGGTTTAGAAACAAAGATTGGCGCAGCTAAGCAACCAGCCAAAAAGAGCACCACCTAATGGGCCACCCAGACCCGATTGGAGTGAACACGCAATCCCGATATTTCATCGGGATAAGTAAAACAGAAAGCGGGAGCAAACTCAAATAATTATACAGGCCTTGCTCTCCTACCCTTAATAATCATGTTTATAAGGAGGCCCTTCGACTACGCTCAGGGTGACAAATGCGATAAAACGAAGTTTAGAGAAAGTACAAATAAGCACCCCGCTATTAAATAGTATCGCCTATCGCCCACCTAGACCCGATTGGAGTGGGCATCCCGACATTTTCAGTCGGGATAAAACGGAAAGCGGGAAGAAACCTGGATAATTGTACAGGCCTTGCTCTCCTACCCTTAATAATCATATTTATAAGGAGGCCCTTCGACTACGCTCAGGGTGACAAACAAAAAAAGATAACACTATTTCAGTAGCTGATAAGCAACCAGCGCAGCAACATAAGCCATAGCTGTCATGTAAGCCAATTGGATTACCGGCCATTTCCAGCCTTTGGTTTCGCGGTAAACTATAGCAACTGTACTCATGCATTGCATGGCAAAAGCATAAAAAAGCATCAATGAAATACCTGTAGCAAAAGTGTAAACAGGCAAACCTGTACGGCTGTTCTTAGAGGCAGACATACGCTCTCTAATCGTACCTGTATCCTCATCACCTCCATCAACACTGTAAATGGTAGCCATGGTACCTACAAAGGCTTCACGGGCAGCAAAAGAAGTAATTAAACCAATACCAATCTTCCAATCGTAACCCAAAGGGCGGATGACAGGTTCAATCGCATGACCAAGAATACCCACATAAGAGTTTTCCAACTTCTCAGTTGCTACCAAAGTTTTAATATGATCGGTATTTTTTGAGGTATCGGCCAATGCCGTTTCATATTTTTTATCAATACTTTCAAAGCGGCCTCCAGGTCCAAAAGAAGCCATTACCCAAAGGATGATGGAAATGGCAATAATTACTTTACCAGCCTCAAACACAAATGTTTTCGATTTCTCGTACATGGTGTAGAACACATTTTTCCATCTTGGCATGCGGTAAACCGGCAATTCCATGATAAAATACGATCTTTCTTTGGTTTTGATGATGAATTTCATGACCCAGGCCACTAATACCGCAGCAAAAATCCCCACCAGGTACATCACCATTAGGGCCAATCCCTGCAGATTAAAAATACCCAGGACGGTTTGAGAAGGAATAATTAAGGAAATGATCAAAATATACACCGGAAGCCTTGCCGAACAGCTTACCAATGGGGTAACCATAATGGTAATCATTCTGTCTTTCCAGTTTTCGATATTCCGGGCCGCCATAATAGATGGAACTGCGCAGGCTAAACCACCAATCATCGGCACTACCGATTTACCATTAAGTCCAACTTTACTCATAATTTTATCCATCATGAAGGTAACACGGGCCATATATCCCGTATCTTCTAAAATGGATATGAATGCGAAGAGAATAGCAATCTGTGGAATAAAAACAAAAATACCGCCTAAACCTGCAATTACGCCATCCAATAATAGGTCGGTAAGCATGCCGGCAGGTAAATATTCGTGACCAACATTGGTAATATAACCGAATCCACCTTCAATCCAATCCATTGGATAAGACGACCAGGCAAAAATGGCATTAAAAATGACGAACAAGATCAACAGGAAAATGGCGAAACCCCATATTTTATGGGTAAGGATCGCGTCTATTTTATCGCTAAAAGAAAATTTCTTTTCTGTACCATTATCCACCACAACACCAGATAATATGCTGCTGAGGTGCTTGTAACGCGCAATCGTTTCTGCTGCCTGAACTTTGGAAGATTCGAAATGATGCGATTGCTCTATTTTTTCAATTTCTTCCTGCTCTTTTTCGGTAAAAAAAGTAAGGTATTCGTGCTGGTGAAGCACCTGAAGGGCATAATAATCCTTATCCGAATTCAGTTTCGATTTGATGGCATTAATGGCTTCGGGTGCCAGAAAATTCACATCAACATCCTGAAACTGGGTGGCAATTTTATTGGTATTGGCAATGGCTTGTTTTAACTTATCAATTCCGATGTTATTTCTTGCTGAAATGGAAACCACCTGAACGCCCAATTTTTGTGCAAGTTTATCAAGGTCGATCTCAATGCCTTGTTTAGTGGAAAGATCGATCATGTTCAATGCTAAAATCATCGGGATGCCCAAATCGGCCACCTGCGAATACAAAAGCATGTTTCGCTTCAGGTTGGAGGCATCGGCAATCAATACGATTACATCGGGATGACTATTGTTATTTTTATCGGCAAGTACCTGAAAAACGATACTTTCATCAGAACTTTTGGGATATAAGCTATAGGTTCCGGGTAAATCGATAATCTCGGCATCCTTTTCGCCAGTAAGTTTCGTAAAACCAGTTTTCTTATCGACAGTGATACCTGGAAAGTTTCCTATTTTCTGATTTAACCCTGTTAAACGGTTAAATAAAGTAGATTTACCTGTATTGGGATTACCAACTAACGCAACTTTAATATCCAAACCCAGCTTATTTATTGTATAATGATTACATCGGCTTCGCTTTTACGCAAACAAAGCTGATAACCAGCAACACGGATCGCCATTGGATCGCCCAGCGGAGCAAAACGCTCAACTTCTACCACCTCGCCCGGCAAACATCCCATCTCCATTAACTTTACAGACATATCTAAATCTGTAAATGCTACAATTGTTCCTTTTTCTCCAATCTTTAGGTGCGACAGTTTCATGTGCTAAATTTGGCGCAAGTTAGCCTTTCTTTAGATTTATTCCAAATAAGAAAACCAATATGGTTGTATAAATTGCACAGCTTTACGCTTAAATGATTTAGTTTC
Proteins encoded in this region:
- a CDS encoding FeoA family protein, whose protein sequence is MKLSHLKIGEKGTIVAFTDLDMSVKLMEMGCLPGEVVEVERFAPLGDPMAIRVAGYQLCLRKSEADVIIIQ
- a CDS encoding Lrp/AsnC ligand binding domain-containing protein; its protein translation is MLKKDNSNLEIDNLDIDILKQLMQDATKPYTEIAKDLIVSGGTIHVRMKKLQEMGIIKGSHLIIDPQKAGYDICAFLGIYLEKGIQYKDAVSQLSKIKEVVELHYTTGAYSMFAKIICRDTNHLRHVLNEEIQAVNGIQRTETLISLEESIKRQIELG
- a CDS encoding LacI family DNA-binding transcriptional regulator; this translates as MKKRISIKDIAKQLNISITTVSFVINGKAREKNISESLTKKVLDLVAELNYQPNALATSLRTGKTKIIGFLVDDISEPFFSGIARRIDEIASSLGYKILFSSTRNDTGKAIELLQIFKDRHVDGYIMALPEGLEEEVKKLIQTDAPVVLFDRYVQDVKTDYVIIDNLNSTYEATEHLIKNNYKKIGFVTIDTLQQQMVDRLAGYESAVGKYKLPSIVKKIKYVNSADSIEEMIKFFKEEQLDAVVFAANYICLDGLRTFKKLGIQIHKDIAVVSFDDFEILEFCEPAVTAIAQPLEAIAENVMKILLNKLKKAGKSIENMQVSLPTVLNVRGSSAKK
- the feoB gene encoding ferrous iron transport protein B, whose product is MGLDIKVALVGNPNTGKSTLFNRLTGLNQKIGNFPGITVDKKTGFTKLTGEKDAEIIDLPGTYSLYPKSSDESIVFQVLADKNNNSHPDVIVLIADASNLKRNMLLYSQVADLGIPMILALNMIDLSTKQGIEIDLDKLAQKLGVQVVSISARNNIGIDKLKQAIANTNKIATQFQDVDVNFLAPEAINAIKSKLNSDKDYYALQVLHQHEYLTFFTEKEQEEIEKIEQSHHFESSKVQAAETIARYKHLSSILSGVVVDNGTEKKFSFSDKIDAILTHKIWGFAIFLLILFVIFNAIFAWSSYPMDWIEGGFGYITNVGHEYLPAGMLTDLLLDGVIAGLGGIFVFIPQIAILFAFISILEDTGYMARVTFMMDKIMSKVGLNGKSVVPMIGGLACAVPSIMAARNIENWKDRMITIMVTPLVSCSARLPVYILIISLIIPSQTVLGIFNLQGLALMVMYLVGIFAAVLVAWVMKFIIKTKERSYFIMELPVYRMPRWKNVFYTMYEKSKTFVFEAGKVIIAISIILWVMASFGPGGRFESIDKKYETALADTSKNTDHIKTLVATEKLENSYVGILGHAIEPVIRPLGYDWKIGIGLITSFAAREAFVGTMATIYSVDGGDEDTGTIRERMSASKNSRTGLPVYTFATGISLMLFYAFAMQCMSTVAIVYRETKGWKWPVIQLAYMTAMAYVAALVAYQLLK